The Quercus lobata isolate SW786 chromosome 4, ValleyOak3.0 Primary Assembly, whole genome shotgun sequence genome segment AAGTTCAGCCAAttgtagaaaagaaaagtgaagttttgcctttctcgaccgatcgaaaatcgCAAGCACAgtttttgtagaatttttaaATAGGCCCAAAGCCCGTGAAAAAGTTTAGGGTTTTACTTAAACTTCTctacatataaaagaaaaacccttaCCACGTTTTGAGGGTGTGGAAGAAGACTTTtgtgttactctttgtgagatttgagagattttgtaccttctaactacacAAGAATCTACTAGAGCCAAAACTACAATCAAGCATTTAGTAGAACTAGTTGCTACATCAAGATCAACAAGTGAAGgtgatctaaaacctttgagtgagatctcaaagtcacaagcaaggcGGTTTGTGTTGTTATCAatccaagaagagaagaagTTTGTGGATTCAGAACTTGCACGTAGTTGTGTTAGCAAGTTACTACTGGAAGTAGCATTAGATTTAGGGctaaatcttttgtaaaaatttcaattcttttatagtggatttggTTTACCtagaggatagttaggtcaaatcctccccaagtttttaccttgaaacggttagtttcattggttttattcggtcatcatatcgtggtattatttattttccgtagctttgtatgatatgatttattattttttaacctagatttgaataattgaTTTAAGTAATCACTTAGTTAATATATTAAGTTAAAAAATCTACTTTAAGGGGCTTAAATGAACACACACTACCATCTTTCCCAATTTCTATCAATATTTTCATTTGTTCGTGGCAACTCGATTTTGGCCCCAAAATTTGTTTGCACTAGAATTGGGAGGGACAAAATTCTTTATCTAATTCTATGTCTAACATTTATTGTGCCAACAAATGTTAAACAAAGACGGGGTAGTTGTCGATACCGTATTTTGTTCGACCCCGATTCACGTgtcaaaacaaagacaaaaaaatataatataaaaaagagtgCAAATACATAAGTTTTAAAgccaagaagggaaaaaaataaataaataaaacatgtttaaatagtgaatcaaaaagtCACAATGGTTGAAAAAatcattttacaaaaaatctgACGAAAACCCTAATTGGGTATGGTCAAAAGTTGACATTTTGATTGAACAGTTGGACTTTAGATTGTCTTGTAGGTGATATTTTTTCCCTCAAAATGATTGTTTATAGGCCAAAATCAGACCTAAAATAGATAAGATATCACAAAAATACCAAACCCTAATAAAGTCATTGTATTTTTTAGGAAAACTGACAtgttaaattctaaaaatttagaacaattgacaaatcgataacacaaacttgtctagatatagatcctagAGTTTATAGGTATTaatagacaatgctcaaggtaattcaagtcaagattcaaaaaCAAGTAAGCTGCAGAAAGAAAAGTTCAGAAACTGTCtggttcaatcgatcgagaaataggctcgaccgatcaaaACACGTATCTacaaaattctatttcaacccaaactctacttaaatgtattgggtttcaagtaaaacactgctagtatataaagaaaaccctaagcacatttttacaagactttttagagagagaacaatgtgcctcttttgtatttagagttttgtacccaaaaattCTCTCATGTCTTCTACCGATGtaattccttgaagaatctcaagatccggtgttatagaagttgttgccttctctaatcatcaaaggtgctgatgatctaaaccttcaaggatGGTCTTGAAGTCACAAACAagagagtttgtgttttttatcacAAGTatgggtgcttgtgttgcaaaggtcaaggaaagaagtagtccgtggactcgaaACTATCATGGGGTCATAGTAGTAAATtttctacttgaggtagcaattGGATGTTAAtagtctaagtcttattgtaaaacttcaattcttttatagtggatttgttttaccttgaagatagccAGATtcaatcctccccaggtttttttactggtttggttttcctgagttattatatcgttgtgtttttttatatttttgcattatttacatgatatgatttacttgcattaacctagatctaaataatttatctaagttaTCACTTGACTAAATAACTAGTTTAAACAACttatgttttaaggggtctaaaaacgtacaagatagttttttactcaaatttGCAAAATAAAGTATACTGATTGGGCAAGAACTAGAACAAATGGGCTAGACCAAAAAAACAAGGTCTTAGCtaatttttaccaaaatgaCTCGTTGATATAGGCTCCAGATTAAATGATATGAATTTTTCCATGGAAGATGTTCAGAATTTTTCAGCTTTCCGACATAGCTCCAAATCAAATGAGGCCAAAACCATTGGAAACTAGTCATCTAGAGTTTTCCGTACATATAACATTTGCAGAAAATGGAGCTCAGAAAGACCTCTAAACAGCTGCCCAAAAATTGGGCTAGAAGTCaggaaaaatatgaaaaatgctCACAAGGCGCTGCCTAAGCCCTCAATTAATTTGTTCTCTGCTAATTTTCTTGGCTCACAACAGGATATTCTAGGAGTAGTCTGTCGTTATGATGGACTGGGCCTTCCTCTTTATCCATTGTTATGCTACGAGTTCCTGGCCGAGGATGCAACTCACGGGCCGAACTTCCCTTCCTGAGGATTATGGCATATCAAAGTGtttaaaaaaaccaatcaaaacACTAGACAACAGAAAAGGTGCAAATCAGATCACCCACACTAGATCTTTGTAACTTTTGTTAGTTGTGAACTTGTAATGTTCGATATTCCAAAATATACGTTTCAACAAAAGACAGCGTCTTAAACAGCAATCAAAGATTGACACtaaagttatcaaaaaaataaaaaagattggcacaaaaaaaaaaaaatctactaaaTAAACTCAAGCTTAgcgttgtgtgtgtgtgtgtgtatatatatataccctctTGTTCCAAGGCAGTTTCTAGTTAGTCGTAACAATATTTAGGCTTTGCACTAAGCTTAGCGTTGTGTCTATGGCATGTGATTAATTAAGAACGGGGTGATGAGCTTGTGGACTACGTCCCTGGAGTTTCTACTACATCCCTGGACTTTACATATGGAGATGGTCGACTAGTCTTGCCTGGAGTCCTGGAAGGTATTTCAAGCGTGTCCAATAAAGCGCAGTATCTTCTATTCACCACCTTTCACGAACTTGAAGTTGAAGCCATTGACACTTTTAAAGCCAACTTTCCTATCCCTGTCTACCCTATTGGTCCTGCCATACCTTACTTAGAACTTGAAGAAAAGAGTCCTTCTATAACTAATGCTAACAATGGTGTCAACTATCTCCAGTGGCTTGATTCTCAACCTCCATGTTCAGTGTTGTACATCTCAATGGGAAGTTTCCTTTCGGTTTCAAATGCCCAAATGGATGAAATTATTGGTGGTATAAGGGACAGTGGTGTTCAGTGCTTGTGGGTGTCACCTAGAGAAACTGGTCGGTTCAAGGATTGTGTGGGTTTGAAGATGTGTTTCTAGTTGCCATGGGAGACTAGTTAAGAAATTAGAAGGGGAgcaaactaattttttttcctattttcctATACTCATTTTCTAGACTTGCATTTTTTATGAACCTTCACATTCACCTCAGCAAAGGCTTCATGTCTCTTAGTGCCTATTTTCAAAGGGAGCCCTAAATAATTCACTTAATTAGGAACGCCTTGTTGAAGATCCATGACATGAGATAGATGAGTTCTATCTCGGGTTGTTGcatttttagctttttactTAAGAACATGTCGGTTTAGCACCACTTTTCCTGATCACCTCATATATCTGTCGAGCCGTTCCTTAAGACAAATAAGGAGGTTATCTAAAATTGCAAATGAGAAAAATCACTGGTCCACTTGCTGCAAGTACGCCCCATCAGCTTGAACTCCTACACAGTCAACCTATTGTCTCTTTCGGCTCCGCCACACGTACAGCATGGGCCTCTACTCCCTAATTGTCTCCAATCACTCAATACTCATTCTGTACAAACCTGTGGAAAGCTTTAGGCCGGTTTGCTCCATTGTCATGTTAATCCTTCAATTCCTCTATAACCGAAATCACTAAAATCTGCCTTAAAACATACTAGTTGTGTTGCTGCTATGCGTGAAGAACTTCAAGCCCTGGCCTCCATGCTAAACATACTTAGACAGTTGGACACTTGTCCCTCATGATCCCACCATGTACATAATTGGGTGCAAATGGGTCTTCATAACCAAATTGAAAGTTTGTTAAGGCAATATTTTCTATctattggcttatcctttgagaAAATGCACATTACTTGTAATTAagttgtaattgggtaaatctaagatGAGTTTAAGATATCAAAAAGTGTGTTAAACAAACATCACAAGTTGTATCATTAAATACATGAAGATTGAACCAAGAAATAATTGAAGAAAAGCTAAAACAGTAGACCTCGACACTAGTCTCAATAGAAGCCAGACACTAGCATCTATTGAGACTTAATAAGTAATTCTCGACATTAAGCTCAACAACTCTTGATCTATCAAGCTTCGTGAATCCAGAATTCTCATATTAGAATTtcggcccatgatgacttggTTTGCTAGGGTTTCCTTCACTAAACCTCTAGATTATATAAAAGCTTCATTTTAAAATCATCATTGACACAAGACTCAATTTAGAGAACATATACACTCTGTGAAAAGATACTACGTTCTTGTGcattctagggttttgtaatcaagtgctTCCAGATCTTCAATATGCTTTGAAGTGAAGGACTTTGCATCCAACAACAATCAATCAGTTGCTAGGAAGTTTGATAcatactgggatccatgcatACAAGAAGTCTCTACAGGATCAAGTTCAATTGAGGATTGGAGTGAAGGTTCAATTGCACGTTGATATTTTGGGATAGTCAAAGGTaatggtaagattccttatacttgtaaccgcttgattattgattattaggttcttgggagtggtgacttgaaattTATCTATTAgggtttttgactttttgcCTTGCAAgagattttccccattcatcaacaaatcactatgtcaatttaatttccactgtaattagtttatttggtgatttgttcatgcctccacgatttgcatgtaatttgacctaattaatcaacttttataattaaactaattaaCTAGAGTtaatctataacccaacaaaGTTGATGGGAGATTTGAAGGATTGAAAGCATGTCTAAGCGGTAAAGGCTTTAACTAGCGTGAAGATGTtgactatgaaaaaaaaatttagcccttCACTGTTGTAAGAGAGGATTGAGAGAACTATGTGAGACACAAAGCCTACCAATTGATATTGAAAGAAGGATAAATTttggctccaaacatgtttgaaacCTTTGTCTTCAACCTATAATAAGAAGATGACATGAGTCCTTGTCATTtgatatgtatataattttttttatcacatgaTAGGTATAAATATCATCTTATTATTGTGCATCGAAACCTAAGGCTCCAAATATATTTAGAGCTAAACTTTATTcttgaaagaaattaaaaaaaaaaaaatccaattgattTATGGAAACTCATGTGCTGTATAAGACACATAACTAACaaaagcttttgtttttttgtctcacttaaaattaaaaaaaaaaaataaataaataacttttatttattttttttaaattaaaaattgtttttactttttctcacACATTTAGCATAAAACCTATTAGCATCTATATTTTTGATAACACTATgcaaataaattacaaaaaattataagatacTCAAATTAATGCTATATCAATGTATTAGTTTATACTTTGCTGTAATTGTTTGTGagaataaacaaataatcaaatattttataacagtttttttaattttaatattttctatctttatattTAACATTAACTGAGTTTATAAATggatttttgaactttttgtatattatcttaataattttttttttttttataattttgatgcATTCactaatttatttgtatttaaattaattataacagTAAGTAAATTGTTGGCCTTTAGTTGAATCTCAAATTGTTTTTAACTCTTAGTAATTTCAATAGAAACATGTAATGTTCAAATTAATTCCTCTTTTCTCAACTATCCAATTatccaaaaagtcaaaaatcaaaactataGTAGAAGCAATACTGTCATATAGGTGATATTATCAGTGTCGGCTCAACCATAGAAGCAATTGATGCAATAGCTTAAGgcccccaaataaaagaaagcCCCTCAATGTAAATTGATTCTAGCTCCTTCacctaggaaaaaaatttacGGCGTCACTAATAGAAATAAATTGATATAAAGAGCGAAAATTAAGGACGcttgaagagagaaaattagGCCCTTTTGTAACCAAcggtttataaagaaaattaaaaaaaaaaaaaaaaattaaagcccCCTTTCTCAAAACATAGAAATTGAAGAGATAATGTTCCTATTTAAAATCTGAATTAATAGCTTTgtaaataatttcattattagAAACTAACATTTATTACTTGAATCTATAggaaaaaatagacaaaaaaaacatTCTCTCCTTCTTAAATCTCAAGAAAtcaaatataatattgattagtattttttttccctgctcACCTTGCTTCTCTCTAGTCTCCAACTTGATTCTATTTTTATAGCATTCTTCATGGTTGGCTAGCTactcttctttgatcttcattAAGGTTTGcttctattttctcttcctttttttttttattcttcttgctacaaggattttttttttttttttttttacttgttgcCGAGTTTCACTGATTtgggtttttctctcttttttttttttttttattaaggaaTTGGAACTAAACACTCTCTAATCATAGTCAACATCCAgaactttttactaaaatttctaaaaattttaatatttttctccaAAGTACAAGTTGTATATGTTTATAGCTGGGAAGCATCCCACCTCTTTCTATGCTATGAGTTATCATGTCAATCTGCAAGAGTTTTCAGAAGTCAGAACCCATGTGAATTGCagactttgtttttttttgagaaacgtgAATTGCAATTTCACATTTTCAGAAGATCTTGAAGAAAGAAGCACAAATCATCAGCTCAGCTACACGTTGAAGGCTGTGCACGTGCTACTTGTCGGTTAGATAAGAGTTTTAATTTGCTCGCTCTGTCTATTGACGAATGCCAGTAACTTTTTCCATCGTCCTATTTTGCtcaaactattattttatttttaaaaataaaaattattaatttattaatatttttattatatctctaatttataaataatttatttttttataaatttatttaagagtagttttaaaaatttatatatttttaaaagatagataagacaataaatgatattcccttaaaaaatttgacttttcaaataaaacgaaaaaagtaatattttactcaatatttatcacaagaaaaattatgaataataaaaaaaaaataataagtcaATATGATTTTATATCTTTACTAGTCATAATTTATCGTTTGacaaattgtgacaaaaattattttaattgtatTCATTTAGTATTCACGGTGGAGACCGTATATATACAGCCTTGATGTATTATTCAATTCATTGAGTAAGATGAGCAAGTTTTATTTACTTCTTTAGTTTTTCATACACACATCACTACATATAATCTATTCTCTCTCACTTCAGTCCATCTTGCTCGGACTACTTTGTAGTAGTTTCGTTTGTATTACCTTTCCTCAATCTCATCAGTTTCCATCAAAATGGATCCTGCAAAAACTGAACAGCCTGAGCCAACCGTCTGCCACCTGGTGGCTATGCCGTATCCCGGTCGCAGCCACATCAACGCTATGATGAATTTGTGCAAGCTTCTGGCTTCAAAAACCGCCGATATTCTCATCAGCTTCGTCGTCACCGAAGAGTGGCTCGGACTCATCAGCTCAGAGCCAAAGCCACCGGCTCAGATACGCTTCGCCACCGTACCCAATTGCATACCTTCCGAGGTGGGTCGTGGGAAAGATTTTCCGGGCTTTCTGAAAGCTGTGAATACGAAGATGGAAGTTCACGTTGAGGAGCTCCTGGACCGGCTTCCGCCGGTGAAAGCCATCGTGGCTGATACTTATGTGTATTGGGCTATCGGCTTGGGAAACCGAAGGAATATTCCGGTGGCCTCACTTTTTCCTATGCCGGCGATGGTGTTCTCAGTGTTTCATCATTTTGAGCTGCTCGTGCAGAACCAGCATTTCCCGGTTGATTTGTCAGGTGCGtctcaaaactatatttttactgtatctatattatattattattattattattattattattattttatttacaatgtaaaatttttattttaaattaatctGAATGTATATGGGTGTGAAACTCactcttgaaaatttgaatCCCAATTTTTACCGTCTACATTTTATAAACATTTATATTTGTAGAGTAACTGTCATACCAAAAATGCCACTAATATATTACTCactcatttaaagaaaatatttatcggaaaagaaaaaataatattttgacagttttttcatttttcataaaatgatgtcaatttttttttaaaataaattgttaaccaTTCACTTAAGGATAACCATTAACATGACCTATTAATAAATACTTTAAAGACACTTATTAATTGGACCCAATAATAAACTAGGAAAGACCCCCCAAAGATATCTTTTAGCCAAAAATGCAATTTACATTTgatgattttatttaaaaataattttagttctATAAGTTTGTCGATTATTTTAGTTTGataattttgtcaaaaaaatgattttatccgaaaattttgtacaaagattattttatttagtaataATTTAATGTTGCTAAAGGGACaaacttcaaattaaataactaaaatgGTTTTCAGACAAAGATACAagactaaaatgatttttagtCTATGGGTGTATtgcattattattttaagataaattacttttttaaaaattaattatggaTATCTATTCGTTCatatgtatatctatatttcaaaataactaattattaattatatatatatattttttgtttggaatgTGAACCAGCTATTAATTGGTTGAAGTAGTGACTTAATGGTTGCACCAAATCATTATATTAGATTAATAAACATCAGTAATTGacattaaacttttttttattccatgTTCGTTACAATTTTGATAACAAGGACCATTGTGTACATTaacattatatattaaatattttttttattgacaaaGTTTAACTTCAAACGTGTTTGGAGCCTTAGGATttaattactaataaaaaaatgatatgtatCTCATCATATATATGACAAAGACTAATTCATCTTTTCATTAGTGTTTGAAACCAAACATTTTCCTCTTCCATGctgcaaaaattttatatatatatatatatatatatattatattctatATTCTTGAAttgactaaaaaaatttaattgagttAGGTAAGTAGGACAGAACAGTTCTTATCAAAGAAAAGGACCAAACAGTTAAAAGTCGTAATCTCGTATAAACAAGGTGGTTGCCAATTAATATTAGTTGggaaaaagggttttttttttttttttttttttttttgctaaatagttgGGAAAAAGTTGTTACTCTTACACACACATAACTCGTTTATATAAGGTGGTCATCAAATCAAAGTCCAAACAGTCAACCAATATGGTACAAGACCCACAAACTGCAATTTTTCCCTATCAAAGTTTTGTATATTAGCAATGATAGATATTCCATATCACCGGAagtgattatcaaaaaaatatcttcaacTGCGTTAAAAAATTGGGCCCAAAAAATGCCACTAAAGAAGCTTAAGCTTCGCATTGTATCCCTTTCTTGGTTTTTTAGCTTCATGTTCCAAGGCAGTTTCTAGTATTTAGGCTTTTCACTTACACTACTTTCTATGTGTTTAATTAAGAACGGGGTGATGAGCTTGTGGACTACATCCCTGGTGTTTCTACTATCCGTATTGCTGATCTTCCCACCTTTACATATGGAGATGGTCGACTAGTCTTGCCTGGAGTCCTGGAAGGTATTTCAAGCGTGTCCAATAAAGCGCAGTATCTTCTATTCACCACCTTTCACGAACTTGAAGCTAAAGCCATTGACGCCATAAAAGCCAAGTTTCCTATCCCTGTCTACCCTATTGGTCCTGCCATACCTTACTTAGAACTTGAAGAAAAGAATGCTTCTTTAACTAATTCTAACAATGGTGTCAACTATCTCCAGTGGCTTGATTCTCAACCTCCATGTTCGGTGTTATACATCTCAATGGGAAGTTTCCTTTCGGTTTCAAATGCCCAAATGGATGAAATTATTGGTGGTATAAGGGACAGTGGTGTTCGGTGCTTGTGGGTGTCACGTGGAGAAACTGCGCAGTTCAAGGATTGTAGTGGTGATATGAGCCTAGTGGTGCCTTGGTGTGACCAACTGAAGGTGTTGTGCCACTCTTCAATAGGAGGGTTTTGGACACATTGTGGATGGAATTCCACTCTTGAGGCTGTTTTTGCTGGTGTGCCAATGCTTACTTTTCCTATATTTTGGGATCAAGTCCCAATCAGTAAACACATTGTGGAGGATTGGAAGATTGGATGGAAGGTTAAGAAAGATGCTGGAGTTGTGACAAGAGGTGAAATTTCAGAGCTTGTGAAAAGGTTTATGGATAACAAAA includes the following:
- the LOC115984977 gene encoding UDP-glycosyltransferase 87A2-like, translated to MAHDNIIERAERCWVFDRGLRRRGIEVLALNVSKYLRKLESSDGSPLRGLRERGDELVDYVPGVSTTSLDFTYGDGRLVLPGVLEGISSVSNKAQYLLFTTFHELEVEAIDTFKANFPIPVYPIGPAIPYLELEEKSPSITNANNGVNYLQWLDSQPPCSVLYISMGSFLSVSNAQMDEIIGGIRDSGVQCLWVSPRETGRFKDCVGLKMCF
- the LOC115983344 gene encoding UDP-glycosyltransferase 87A2-like, encoding MDPAKTEQPEPTVCHLVAMPYPGRSHINAMMNLCKLLASKTADILISFVVTEEWLGLISSEPKPPAQIRFATVPNCIPSEVGRGKDFPGFLKAVNTKMEVHVEELLDRLPPVKAIVADTYVYWAIGLGNRRNIPVASLFPMPAMVFSVFHHFELLVQNQHFPVDLSERGDELVDYIPGVSTIRIADLPTFTYGDGRLVLPGVLEGISSVSNKAQYLLFTTFHELEAKAIDAIKAKFPIPVYPIGPAIPYLELEEKNASLTNSNNGVNYLQWLDSQPPCSVLYISMGSFLSVSNAQMDEIIGGIRDSGVRCLWVSRGETAQFKDCSGDMSLVVPWCDQLKVLCHSSIGGFWTHCGWNSTLEAVFAGVPMLTFPIFWDQVPISKHIVEDWKIGWKVKKDAGVVTRGEISELVKRFMDNKSDEMNAMRKRAKEFQKSSRQAIANGGSSDANLDAFIRNISDGHSH